One window from the genome of Pyrobaculum ferrireducens encodes:
- a CDS encoding U6 snRNA-associated Sm-like protein LSm6: MSKTPQQVKLPSPVKVLTKMLNKEIVARLKGGVAVRGVLTAYDGCMNLVLDDAAELDKSGEPVTRYGRIVVRGSQVIYVSTGEVAP, from the coding sequence ATGTCGAAAACGCCCCAACAAGTGAAGCTACCCTCTCCAGTCAAGGTACTAACCAAAATGTTGAATAAGGAGATCGTGGCCAGGCTTAAGGGTGGCGTGGCGGTCAGGGGGGTTCTAACGGCGTACGATGGATGTATGAATCTTGTACTGGATGACGCCGCCGAGTTGGATAAGTCGGGAGAGCCGGTGACGCGGTATGGGCGAATTGTCGTGAGAGGATCCCAGGTGATATACGTATCTACCGGCGAGGTGGCGCCATGA
- a CDS encoding methionine adenosyltransferase, with protein sequence MIVVGKVDKTPVAKRLVEIVERKGQGHPDYIADGISEWVSRYLSKYYLERFGVILHHNVDKTLVVGGQAAPRFGGGEVLQPIYILVSGRATYEVRTRDGVVKIPLGPVVVQAARDWIKQHFRYLDPDSHVIIDYKIGQGSADLVGIYDLGVKGVPLANDTSVGVGYAPLTPLEELVYKTERLLNSRDFKSKYPEVGEDVKVMGVRVGNEVKLTIAAAMISKLVKDKSHYLSVKEEVKKAVEDLSTKVAPDLKVDVTINAADKPEHDIFYLTVTGTSAEHGDDGMTGRGNRANGLITPMRSMSLEAAAGKNPVSHVGKIYNVVAQKIAERIYKEVNVVEVYVEIVSQIGKPINEPKILNIEVIKDGELTGEVRNEIEAIAREELGGITRVTDSILRGEVSLY encoded by the coding sequence ATGATAGTAGTGGGGAAAGTAGACAAGACGCCTGTAGCTAAGCGGCTTGTGGAAATAGTAGAGAGAAAGGGGCAGGGGCACCCCGACTACATAGCCGACGGCATATCGGAGTGGGTTAGTAGATACCTATCGAAGTACTATCTAGAGCGGTTTGGCGTAATTCTCCACCACAATGTCGACAAGACGCTTGTGGTTGGCGGCCAGGCCGCGCCGCGTTTCGGCGGCGGCGAGGTTCTACAGCCTATATACATCTTAGTCTCTGGGAGGGCCACCTACGAAGTCAGGACTAGGGATGGGGTTGTGAAAATCCCGCTGGGCCCCGTGGTGGTGCAGGCGGCTAGGGATTGGATAAAGCAACACTTCAGGTACCTAGATCCAGACTCCCACGTTATTATTGACTACAAAATTGGACAGGGCTCAGCTGACCTCGTCGGTATTTACGACCTAGGCGTCAAGGGGGTGCCGCTTGCCAACGATACCTCGGTCGGCGTGGGCTACGCGCCCCTGACCCCGCTGGAGGAGTTGGTGTACAAAACAGAGCGGTTGCTGAACTCCAGAGATTTCAAGTCCAAGTACCCCGAGGTTGGCGAAGATGTGAAGGTAATGGGGGTGAGGGTGGGGAATGAGGTGAAGTTGACAATCGCAGCGGCTATGATTAGTAAGCTTGTGAAGGACAAGAGCCACTACCTCTCTGTTAAAGAAGAAGTGAAGAAAGCTGTTGAGGATCTCTCTACCAAGGTGGCGCCGGATCTAAAGGTGGATGTTACGATAAACGCAGCAGACAAGCCTGAGCACGACATCTTTTACCTAACGGTGACTGGAACATCAGCGGAGCACGGCGACGACGGCATGACCGGCAGGGGCAACAGGGCCAATGGGTTAATCACACCGATGAGGTCCATGTCTCTAGAGGCCGCCGCGGGTAAGAACCCGGTCAGCCACGTGGGCAAGATATACAACGTGGTGGCTCAGAAAATCGCGGAGAGGATATACAAAGAGGTGAACGTAGTCGAGGTATATGTAGAAATCGTGTCTCAGATCGGGAAGCCTATCAACGAGCCAAAGATCCTCAACATAGAGGTAATTAAAGATGGGGAGCTCACTGGAGAGGTGAGAAACGAGATAGAGGCTATAGCTAGGGAGGAACTTGGGGGAATCACGCGGGTTACCGACAGCATACTCAGAGGCGAGGTGTCTCTATACTAA
- a CDS encoding DUF460 domain-containing protein, which yields MAVLGVDIAPGGLFAYAVFENEEVVERGVGDVHRLAQLFKKYKIETLAVDNLGELFQYGKPVVRLLGKLPYVVNVVEVTREAEGYVKMEELVGRYFGVEKGHLDPLETAVYLAMLARRGVGAPVKLFEEETIILIHRRISTTPGGMSRNRYMRNVTHRIKAIASKIEARLKEARLDYDLFLKEESGEVTSAKFVVYANREVVRRYVKPMRSIDIAVAIFSAPARGGKAPARERFLIVGVDPGVVTGIAVMTLDGEVLDTVARRGFSRGDVLRYVSQWGVPVLVATDVAEAPDFVRRLATMCGAAVYTPGRDLASEEKAQILEKIRWRAVTSHERDALAAAYRAYQEYRPKFEKLEKEFGSILKFDQLEYAKALVVRGYSIAQAVSEALKRRGEREVRVVYVTVEKPCAARDESLATRLKALEYENMQLQKELEELRREYAQLRRAFDDARWRDAKYRELQSRIEALSAMVAEKEREVELLKKTFVEVLASYGSRYRLLHVSEVVDCRGGEAVGTICRNIDSVDDAVARGTMGVPLRQVVKLQLGDFYVVDLDMVRQLTELVKQCLEKREVVDIRKIVEQYRRGLV from the coding sequence GTGGCGGTTTTAGGCGTCGACATTGCGCCGGGGGGCTTATTCGCATATGCAGTATTTGAGAACGAGGAGGTGGTGGAGAGGGGTGTTGGAGATGTCCACCGCCTCGCTCAGCTATTTAAAAAATACAAGATAGAAACACTTGCTGTCGACAACCTGGGCGAGTTGTTTCAATATGGAAAGCCGGTGGTGAGGTTGCTCGGTAAACTGCCGTATGTGGTTAACGTGGTGGAGGTGACGCGGGAGGCCGAGGGCTACGTAAAGATGGAGGAGTTGGTGGGTAGATACTTCGGAGTTGAGAAGGGGCATCTCGACCCGCTTGAGACAGCGGTGTATCTCGCGATGCTGGCCCGCCGCGGCGTCGGCGCGCCGGTTAAGCTTTTCGAGGAGGAGACTATTATACTAATTCACAGGAGGATCTCGACGACTCCTGGAGGCATGAGTAGAAACCGCTACATGCGAAACGTCACCCACAGAATAAAGGCCATCGCCTCAAAGATAGAGGCAAGGCTAAAAGAGGCGAGGCTCGACTACGATCTGTTTCTAAAAGAGGAGTCCGGCGAGGTTACTTCGGCGAAATTCGTCGTGTATGCAAACAGGGAGGTGGTGAGGAGGTATGTAAAGCCCATGCGGAGCATAGACATAGCCGTTGCTATATTCTCAGCCCCTGCCAGGGGCGGGAAGGCGCCGGCACGTGAGCGCTTTCTCATAGTGGGCGTTGACCCCGGCGTGGTGACTGGAATAGCCGTGATGACGCTAGACGGCGAGGTGTTGGATACAGTGGCCCGCCGCGGCTTCTCCCGCGGAGACGTTTTGAGATACGTCAGCCAGTGGGGGGTACCTGTGCTAGTGGCCACCGACGTCGCCGAGGCGCCCGACTTCGTGAGACGTCTTGCGACCATGTGCGGCGCGGCGGTCTACACGCCAGGCCGCGACTTAGCGTCTGAGGAGAAGGCCCAGATACTTGAGAAAATTAGGTGGAGGGCGGTGACTAGCCACGAGAGAGATGCGCTGGCCGCGGCTTACAGAGCCTACCAGGAGTATAGACCTAAATTCGAGAAGCTTGAGAAGGAGTTTGGTAGCATACTGAAGTTCGACCAGCTTGAATACGCCAAGGCGCTGGTGGTCCGCGGATACTCAATAGCTCAGGCTGTGTCTGAGGCTTTAAAGAGGCGTGGGGAGAGGGAGGTCCGGGTGGTGTACGTCACGGTGGAGAAGCCGTGCGCCGCGAGAGACGAGAGCCTAGCCACCCGGCTTAAGGCGCTTGAGTATGAGAATATGCAACTGCAGAAAGAGCTTGAGGAGTTGAGGAGAGAATACGCCCAGCTACGGCGCGCTTTTGACGACGCCAGGTGGCGCGATGCGAAGTACAGAGAGCTACAAAGCAGAATAGAGGCGCTGTCAGCCATGGTGGCAGAAAAGGAGAGGGAGGTCGAACTGCTTAAGAAAACCTTCGTGGAGGTTCTGGCCAGCTACGGCTCTAGGTATAGGCTTCTGCATGTGTCGGAGGTGGTGGACTGCAGAGGTGGCGAGGCGGTGGGCACCATCTGCAGAAACATAGACAGTGTGGATGACGCAGTGGCCAGAGGTACGATGGGTGTGCCATTGCGCCAAGTCGTTAAACTCCAACTAGGCGACTTCTACGTAGTGGATTTAGACATGGTGAGGCAACTGACGGAGCTGGTGAAGCAATGCCTAGAGAAGAGAGAAGTCGTCGATATCAGAAAGATAGTAGAGCAGTACCGCCGGGGGTTAGTATAG
- a CDS encoding serine/threonine-protein kinase RIO2, with protein MIKSVVEAYRSLEKRDLQILRIIEAGHRRHEFVPEELIARWARYRREEVLDSIKRLHYHGFLRRNVAPYRGWKITALGYDVLALHTLRMQRKILRLSPTPIGVGKESVVYAGETPSGFKIAVKFHRGGVSAFRYEELFRSRVAKFSHLEDVFNTRLSAVAEFFALSKIFEGGGLVPEPIAHNRHVVVMSYIEGVELYKLSDGDFKKIADDVLHTIKVALSLGIIHGDLSPYNVLVGKRSFVIDWPQWVPTSHPEARRYLQRDFANLSAFFKKCGVEIPLEEALDIRYIDSAREFFKEINKMWFL; from the coding sequence GTGATTAAAAGCGTCGTCGAGGCCTACCGTAGCCTTGAGAAACGTGACCTCCAGATATTGAGGATAATAGAAGCCGGGCACAGACGCCATGAGTTTGTCCCCGAGGAGCTTATAGCGAGGTGGGCCAGATACAGGAGAGAGGAGGTTTTGGACAGCATTAAGCGCCTACACTACCATGGTTTCCTTAGGAGGAACGTGGCGCCGTACAGAGGGTGGAAAATCACGGCGTTGGGCTACGACGTCCTTGCGCTACACACACTACGCATGCAGCGCAAGATACTGAGGCTCTCCCCCACTCCCATCGGCGTGGGCAAGGAGTCCGTGGTGTATGCAGGCGAAACCCCCTCAGGCTTTAAAATTGCGGTTAAATTCCACCGCGGGGGCGTCTCCGCCTTTAGATACGAGGAGTTGTTCAGGTCGAGGGTGGCTAAATTTAGCCACTTGGAGGATGTATTTAACACAAGGCTGTCGGCCGTCGCCGAGTTCTTCGCACTGTCAAAGATATTTGAGGGCGGCGGCCTCGTGCCCGAGCCCATAGCGCACAACAGACACGTAGTCGTGATGAGCTACATAGAGGGAGTCGAGCTATACAAACTTTCAGATGGAGATTTCAAAAAAATTGCAGACGACGTGCTCCACACAATCAAAGTAGCGTTGAGCCTTGGCATCATCCACGGCGATTTGTCGCCATACAACGTACTCGTTGGAAAAAGGAGCTTTGTCATTGACTGGCCTCAGTGGGTCCCCACAAGCCACCCAGAGGCCAGGCGCTACCTACAGCGCGATTTCGCGAACCTATCCGCATTTTTCAAGAAGTGCGGTGTGGAGATTCCGCTGGAGGAGGCGCTTGACATAAGATATATAGACAGCGCCAGGGAATTCTTTAAAGAAATAAATAAAATGTGGTTTCTATAG
- a CDS encoding UPF0179 family protein translates to MRRVVTLVANEQAEVGHRFRVVSIPDECRECRLFPVCLGRLTPGRSYRVVELRPSMGQRCKITGGEMVPVVVEEAPLVGLLPINKALEGVVVTFEEECAGCEGCPSEGVKRGEKIKVVKVMGRRRCGNRDFAIVEFYVVSQPSPLVSNASAASPAPSRAPPSRRLSKHSSPR, encoded by the coding sequence ATGAGGCGAGTGGTCACCCTAGTCGCAAATGAGCAAGCCGAGGTGGGCCACAGATTCCGCGTAGTCAGCATTCCAGACGAGTGTAGGGAGTGTAGACTCTTCCCCGTGTGTCTGGGCAGGCTGACGCCGGGCAGGAGCTACAGAGTAGTGGAATTGAGGCCCTCGATGGGCCAGCGTTGTAAGATAACTGGCGGCGAGATGGTGCCCGTGGTGGTGGAAGAGGCGCCTCTGGTTGGCCTGCTCCCCATAAACAAGGCCCTGGAGGGGGTCGTCGTGACTTTTGAGGAGGAGTGCGCTGGATGCGAGGGCTGTCCCTCGGAGGGCGTGAAGAGGGGGGAGAAGATAAAGGTAGTCAAGGTGATGGGGAGGAGGAGGTGTGGAAATAGGGATTTTGCTATTGTCGAGTTCTACGTCGTATCTCAGCCTTCACCCTTAGTATCAAATGCCTCAGCGGCTTCTCCAGCCCCCTCTCGCGCGCCTCCTTCACGACGTCTTTCAAAACATTCCTCGCCTCGGTGA
- a CDS encoding DUF357 domain-containing protein: protein MDRVAVYIKNLEEALGSLVLKDPAYRNLVDLARAYLKDSKYYYSRGDRETALATVSYAEGLLDALRLIGVADFVWKRPSEIKNTKTVMVAGTFEILHPGHLSYLKKAWELGYVVAVVSSDENAEKIKRRRIVVPQRQRAEILSSLYYVHEVVLGRPGDIFDVFHMVKPDVVLLGPNQHVSEDVVKEEARRRGVEVEVARVDELRQCELCSTTRIIEKIISTFTH, encoded by the coding sequence GTGGATAGAGTAGCTGTATATATTAAGAACCTTGAGGAGGCCTTGGGGAGCCTCGTTTTGAAAGACCCGGCTTATAGAAATCTTGTAGATCTGGCGCGGGCGTATCTAAAGGATTCGAAGTATTACTACTCCAGAGGTGATAGGGAGACGGCGTTAGCCACTGTTTCGTACGCGGAGGGTCTTCTCGACGCCTTGAGACTTATCGGGGTGGCTGACTTCGTTTGGAAGAGGCCCAGCGAGATTAAGAATACTAAAACCGTTATGGTGGCAGGCACCTTCGAGATCCTGCACCCCGGCCACTTGTCGTATTTAAAGAAGGCGTGGGAGCTTGGCTACGTCGTGGCAGTTGTGTCTTCAGATGAAAACGCTGAAAAAATAAAGAGGCGGAGGATTGTGGTGCCTCAGCGGCAGAGGGCCGAGATCCTCTCCTCCCTCTACTATGTCCACGAGGTGGTGCTGGGGCGGCCCGGCGATATTTTCGACGTGTTCCACATGGTTAAGCCCGACGTAGTCCTCCTGGGGCCTAACCAGCATGTGTCTGAGGACGTGGTGAAGGAAGAGGCTAGGAGGCGGGGCGTGGAGGTGGAGGTGGCGAGGGTGGACGAGCTCAGGCAGTGCGAGCTCTGTAGCACCACGCGGATAATTGAAAAGATTATTTCCACATTTACGCATTAA
- a CDS encoding endonuclease V codes for MPLNIEAARRVQERLAGRVVFLPLPPVEIVAGLDVAYVGDTALGAAVAVRMADLSLADRACSVTKSVVPYVPTFLAFRELTPMLRAYMKLRAKPDVILVDGHGVAHPRRFGIASHLGVVLGKPTIGVAKSRLYGVEKGDVVVDPETGEVLAKVVNCGGKRYVSVGSHATLSDAVRLVEDLCRGGDIYPLKAAHDLTQVMKKAWRRGALSHDEHGDSCP; via the coding sequence ATGCCCCTCAACATAGAAGCCGCGCGGCGTGTCCAGGAGCGGCTCGCCGGCAGGGTGGTGTTTCTACCCCTCCCGCCTGTGGAGATCGTGGCGGGTCTCGACGTGGCGTATGTAGGAGACACGGCGCTGGGCGCCGCCGTAGCAGTCAGGATGGCGGATCTCTCGTTGGCGGATAGAGCGTGTTCTGTTACGAAAAGCGTCGTGCCCTACGTCCCCACGTTCCTCGCCTTTAGAGAGCTAACCCCTATGCTCAGAGCCTACATGAAGCTGAGGGCCAAGCCAGATGTAATTCTCGTGGATGGCCACGGCGTGGCCCACCCGCGGAGGTTCGGAATCGCCTCACACCTAGGGGTTGTCCTGGGGAAGCCTACTATAGGCGTCGCGAAGTCAAGGCTCTACGGAGTAGAAAAGGGCGACGTGGTGGTAGACCCGGAGACGGGGGAGGTCTTGGCTAAGGTGGTGAACTGCGGAGGGAAGAGATACGTTTCGGTGGGGTCGCACGCAACTCTCTCCGACGCCGTGAGGTTGGTGGAGGATCTCTGCAGAGGTGGAGATATCTACCCGCTGAAAGCGGCCCATGACCTTACCCAGGTTATGAAAAAGGCGTGGCGCCGGGGGGCGTTATCTCACGACGAGCACGGGGACTCTTGCCCTTGA
- a CDS encoding universal stress protein has translation MYKKILVAYDGSDHAKKAVEHAVALAKVFGASIHIITVATDPSQISLEKAGRIAGEAAKAVQSQGLQVGEVAVRSGTPADEILNYAEEKEVDLIVMGSRGLSALQRLVLGSVSQAVVSRARVPVLVVR, from the coding sequence ATGTATAAGAAAATTCTAGTTGCTTACGACGGCTCAGACCACGCCAAGAAGGCGGTTGAACACGCCGTAGCTCTCGCAAAAGTCTTTGGGGCCTCTATACATATTATAACGGTTGCCACAGACCCCTCGCAGATCTCCCTAGAGAAGGCCGGGAGAATAGCGGGAGAGGCCGCAAAGGCCGTGCAGTCACAGGGGCTACAGGTGGGGGAGGTCGCTGTGAGGTCGGGGACGCCGGCGGACGAAATTCTTAACTACGCCGAGGAGAAGGAGGTTGATCTAATAGTGATGGGGTCACGCGGCCTCTCCGCACTGCAACGCCTAGTGCTGGGCTCGGTGTCGCAGGCGGTGGTCTCAAGGGCAAGAGTCCCCGTGCTCGTCGTGAGATAA
- the glcU gene encoding glucose ABC transporter permease GlcU codes for MKFAIYLAILALGALWALPLYVLVIGALKPLSEVLTTPVFMPSLNVDLATLSKVAGELAPVLLNTTIVVIPTALGATLIGALGAYALWRATTKLKDVLLILVAVSTYLPYQSAVVPLARFMTQIGLFDTLYGIALGLLIFYIPFATLMMLIFITALPRTVVEAAEVDGAGEFAIFTKTVLPLLGPAFASTATYLTINGWNNFFIPLVLSRTYNNHITLKVFSYVGQSGNLYNEMFSAALIASLPPLLLFIALGRYFIRGLLVLGSGGK; via the coding sequence ATGAAATTTGCCATATATCTCGCCATATTGGCGCTGGGGGCTCTCTGGGCCCTCCCCCTGTATGTATTAGTAATCGGCGCATTAAAGCCTTTATCGGAAGTGTTGACAACGCCGGTCTTTATGCCATCTCTAAATGTGGATCTAGCCACTTTAAGCAAAGTGGCCGGGGAGCTGGCCCCAGTGTTGCTCAACACGACTATAGTAGTTATCCCTACGGCTTTAGGCGCCACCCTCATCGGCGCCTTGGGGGCGTACGCCCTTTGGAGAGCTACCACCAAGTTAAAAGACGTGTTGCTTATACTTGTGGCTGTGTCTACCTATCTACCATACCAATCGGCAGTGGTCCCACTCGCGCGCTTCATGACACAAATAGGTCTATTTGACACCCTATATGGCATAGCCCTAGGCCTACTCATCTTCTACATACCCTTTGCCACGTTGATGATGTTAATATTCATAACAGCCCTTCCACGGACGGTTGTAGAAGCCGCTGAGGTAGATGGCGCTGGCGAGTTCGCCATATTTACAAAAACGGTGTTGCCCCTCTTAGGTCCTGCATTCGCGTCGACGGCCACCTATTTGACGATCAACGGGTGGAATAACTTCTTCATACCGCTTGTGCTCTCTAGAACTTATAACAATCACATAACGCTTAAGGTCTTCAGCTACGTGGGGCAGTCTGGAAATCTCTATAACGAGATGTTCTCTGCGGCCCTCATAGCATCACTACCTCCGCTACTGCTCTTCATAGCGCTGGGGAGATACTTCATCCGGGGGTTGCTGGTTTTGGGATCGGGAGGAAAATAA
- a CDS encoding carbohydrate ABC transporter permease translates to MRISLLFFSIPLFLTTAFLYVFIAWNLYYSFTNYSVLSPDYQFVGLATYSQLFSDPLFQTALIKTLLWISVLVALGNLVGLLTASLIYNINNARARNILTAYFIYPLSISLVASGIIWRWLLDADRGIGWFLGNPLQGENAFWSIALVSVWVYSGLATLFYLAMFYNVDKSQLESAQIDGAGRLYTMLRVVIPQSKQSLIISTIFFTLFSIQMFDLPYSILFINPNIMTLVMYTFMKFTAFYLAVASAAAVVILALSAVIVIPYSLFGLKKWIR, encoded by the coding sequence ATGAGAATATCACTACTATTTTTTTCCATCCCCCTTTTCTTAACGACGGCGTTTCTCTACGTCTTTATAGCGTGGAATCTATACTACTCATTTACCAACTACTCAGTGCTAAGCCCCGACTACCAATTCGTGGGGCTGGCCACGTACTCACAACTATTTTCAGACCCGCTATTCCAGACTGCGCTGATCAAGACGCTTCTTTGGATCTCTGTATTAGTCGCTCTTGGCAATTTAGTGGGCCTCTTGACGGCGTCGCTGATCTACAACATAAATAATGCACGTGCTAGGAATATCCTCACGGCGTATTTCATATACCCCCTATCGATCTCACTCGTGGCGTCTGGTATAATATGGCGTTGGCTACTCGACGCAGATAGGGGAATCGGCTGGTTTTTGGGCAACCCACTCCAAGGCGAGAACGCGTTCTGGAGCATAGCACTAGTCTCCGTCTGGGTTTATTCCGGGCTCGCCACGTTGTTCTACCTTGCGATGTTTTATAACGTGGATAAGTCTCAATTAGAATCTGCGCAGATAGACGGAGCAGGGCGGCTTTACACAATGCTGAGGGTCGTTATACCCCAGTCAAAACAGAGCTTGATCATATCTACAATATTTTTTACTTTATTCTCTATACAGATGTTTGATCTACCATATTCAATACTATTTATAAATCCTAATATTATGACATTGGTTATGTACACCTTTATGAAATTCACTGCATTTTATTTAGCGGTGGCAAGCGCCGCCGCTGTAGTAATCCTAGCTCTGTCGGCCGTCATAGTAATTCCCTACTCCCTGTTCGGATTAAAGAAATGGATAAGATGA
- a CDS encoding ABC transporter substrate-binding protein, which produces MKLTQVVAIILALVVVAAVAYFLGTMSQPQQTTTTAQPPTSPTISAPKKITFYTWWAGLERFAIDAVIGNFTKKTGIQVEKTAVPGGAGVNAKFAILALMQAGSPPAAFQVHCGPEMLSYIYVAPKGEASFVELSQVAKEIDMTTQASDVLSACSLNGKVYALPVNIHRANLIFINKQVLEKLGGSVPKTLEDLVALCSKASSAGVPCMLQAGADQFTILHLWEQVFLAVAGPQKFIMFMYGTLPPDDPSLRQATETFLSLAKTFPANWPALDWTGAVADLVAGKGLAHVDGDWVVGLIYNVYPQTKMCPYTAVTPDCNIIVAPFPGTQGIYNLVIDSVAVPAGGPTTDLGIQFVKFFAGPEGQSIFNPLKGSIAVYKNIDPSIYPTSIQRWEVEEYRGAKAYVFSLTHGALFSDVWQTLMQQSIVLVQTGRSDLWYDTLAKALGTERSLWKDTWYMGAPGKPFGGYNPPWVK; this is translated from the coding sequence ATGAAGTTGACTCAAGTAGTTGCAATTATTCTCGCGCTGGTCGTTGTCGCCGCTGTTGCATATTTCCTGGGCACTATGTCTCAGCCACAACAGACGACAACTACGGCGCAACCCCCTACCTCCCCAACAATCTCCGCGCCTAAGAAAATTACGTTCTACACCTGGTGGGCTGGGCTTGAGCGTTTTGCTATTGACGCTGTGATTGGCAACTTCACTAAGAAAACTGGTATACAGGTTGAAAAGACGGCGGTGCCCGGGGGCGCCGGTGTAAATGCGAAGTTTGCAATTCTTGCATTAATGCAGGCGGGTAGCCCGCCGGCGGCGTTTCAGGTGCACTGCGGACCCGAGATGCTGAGCTATATATACGTCGCGCCGAAGGGCGAAGCTAGCTTCGTAGAGCTGAGCCAAGTAGCCAAGGAAATAGATATGACGACGCAAGCGTCGGATGTCCTCTCTGCGTGTTCGCTTAACGGGAAGGTATATGCCCTGCCAGTAAATATACACCGTGCTAATCTAATCTTTATAAATAAACAAGTCCTGGAGAAGCTGGGCGGCTCGGTACCCAAGACGCTTGAAGATTTGGTCGCGCTGTGCAGTAAGGCGTCTTCAGCGGGGGTTCCATGTATGCTCCAGGCTGGCGCCGATCAATTCACTATTCTACATCTATGGGAACAAGTGTTCCTAGCGGTGGCTGGCCCCCAGAAATTTATCATGTTCATGTACGGCACGCTTCCGCCTGACGATCCCTCGTTGCGGCAGGCCACAGAGACGTTCCTGTCGCTGGCCAAGACGTTCCCAGCGAACTGGCCAGCTCTTGACTGGACAGGTGCGGTAGCCGACCTTGTCGCTGGTAAGGGACTAGCCCACGTAGATGGCGACTGGGTAGTGGGTCTGATATACAACGTGTATCCACAGACAAAAATGTGTCCATATACGGCGGTGACGCCTGATTGTAACATCATAGTGGCACCATTCCCAGGCACGCAAGGCATCTACAACTTAGTTATCGACTCGGTGGCGGTGCCGGCGGGCGGTCCCACGACAGATCTAGGAATTCAGTTTGTGAAGTTCTTCGCAGGGCCAGAAGGCCAGTCGATATTCAACCCACTGAAGGGATCTATAGCGGTGTATAAGAACATAGATCCGTCGATCTACCCCACCTCTATACAGCGGTGGGAGGTTGAGGAGTATAGGGGGGCAAAGGCCTACGTCTTTAGTCTCACACACGGAGCTCTGTTTTCAGATGTGTGGCAGACACTTATGCAACAGTCAATAGTGCTCGTCCAGACCGGTAGATCAGATTTGTGGTACGACACACTGGCAAAAGCGCTGGGGACCGAGCGCTCTCTATGGAAAGACACCTGGTACATGGGCGCGCCGGGGAAGCCCTTCGGCGGCTACAACCCGCCCTGGGTTAAATGA
- a CDS encoding zinc finger domain-containing protein, translating to MSIRGAKFHGPSPPSDSTTNWVLAPLERGVVFACPNCGKTTVIRSARSRKLGVTYRCPECGFIGP from the coding sequence ATGTCTATTAGGGGGGCGAAGTTCCACGGGCCGTCTCCGCCGTCTGACTCGACTACTAACTGGGTTTTGGCGCCGCTGGAGAGAGGTGTGGTTTTTGCTTGTCCTAACTGTGGCAAGACGACGGTTATCAGAAGCGCCAGGTCTAGGAAGCTTGGGGTGACGTATCGCTGTCCTGAGTGCGGCTTTATAGGTCCCTGA
- a CDS encoding elongation factor 1-beta, with protein sequence MSAEVALVYRVLPDSVEVDVEKLKSDVINKLSPKYKVDRVEVEEIGFGIKALRFYIRMPESDEYSSDEVEELLRSVNGVGNYELEYFSRLSF encoded by the coding sequence ATGTCGGCGGAGGTTGCGTTGGTCTACAGAGTTCTGCCCGACAGCGTCGAGGTGGATGTGGAGAAGTTGAAGAGTGATGTTATTAATAAGCTGTCGCCGAAGTACAAGGTGGATAGAGTCGAGGTGGAGGAGATCGGCTTTGGGATCAAGGCCCTTAGGTTCTACATAAGGATGCCGGAGTCGGACGAGTACAGCTCAGATGAGGTGGAGGAGCTGTTGCGGTCGGTCAACGGCGTCGGCAACTACGAGCTGGAGTACTTCTCGAGGCTGAGTTTTTGA